A single Rhopalosiphum padi isolate XX-2018 chromosome 4, ASM2088224v1, whole genome shotgun sequence DNA region contains:
- the LOC132930004 gene encoding uncharacterized protein LOC132930004 — protein sequence MICGTREKPLPILKKKWRPAKECDRTTLLAIRRPTAVSKFRDSVPRPNYRPLKNYLPSWESRKFDEKIPMYHGYTPSGPIVFHRGLMGKDPFQSDNKLSFVLNNSYDISHRYNPLHDPHLKHWVNSPINRKFLEKQGLITEDKDVICSLREYNEYRRFLLRVYNDSITREIKLKNAENEDREKIAIANFNHRKELIKKLKLLKYKLKNKSKRNHVKSFCKPSNKERKLPYKKIETYTVFGSGLGGVIDQNKYKHTFIKGSPNDYYLLGLFDNFFKQQKDVKPTVKQLQ from the exons atgatatGCGGCACTCGAGAAAAACCTTTaccgatattaaaaaaaaaatggagacCCGCCAAAGAATGTGATCGAACAACATTACTGGCTATTCGTCGTCCAACAGCCGTATCGAAATTCAGAGATAGTGTACCACGCCCCAATTATCGGCCACTAAAAAACTATCTTCCGTCATGGGAATCCAGAAAATTTGACGAAAAAATTCCAATGTATCATGGATACACTCCATCTGGTCCAATTGTCTTCCATAGAGGACTTATGGGAAAGGATCCTTTTCAAtcagataataaattaagttttgtaTTAAACAACTCGTATGACATATCACACAGATATAACCCATTACACGATCCGCATTTAAAACACTGGGTTAATTCACCAATCAATCGAAAATTTCTGGAAAAACAAGGACTCATTACTGAAGACAAGGATGTGATTTGCAGCTTAAGAGAATACAACGAATACAGACGATTTTTATTACGCGTATACAATGATTCAATAACACGTgagataaaacttaaaaatgcagAAAATGAGGATCGTGAAAAAATAGCTATTGCAAATTTTAATCATAGAAAAgaattaataaagaaattaaaacttttgaagtataagttaaaaaataa AAGTAAAAGAAACCATGTTAAGTCTTTTTGTAAACCTTCAAATAAAGAAAGAAAACTACCATATAagaaaattgaaacatatactGTATTTGGATCCGGCTTGGGTGGTGTAATTGATCAAAACAAGTACAAACATACCTTTATAAAAGGTTCCCCAAATGATTACTATTTATTGggattatttgataatttttttaaacaacaaaaagACGTAAAACCTACTGTGAAACAATTACAATAG
- the LOC132930637 gene encoding large ribosomal subunit protein bL20, with protein sequence MVFTTAMMMVRSRGPDEFWRKRKIFKIAAHFSGRRRNCYSIAIKAVHRALQFATIGRTVRKSDMIDLWNTRINAGCEEHGIEINNFKDSLSKCDIQLNKKVLADLAIWEPNSFKALSDLAKSVSIDYNLPGTEKYDKPTNVVTRGLLKK encoded by the exons atggtTTTTACAACGGCAATGATGATGGTCAGAAGTAGAGGTCCAGACGAGTTTTggagaaaaagaaaaattttcaaaattgctgct cacTTTTCCGGTCGTCGAAGAAATTGCTATTCAATTGCTATTAAGGCAGTTCACCGTGCTCTTCAATTTGCAACAATTGGGCGGACAGTGCGAAAAAGTGATATGATTGAT ttatggaACACTCGTATTAATGCAGGGTGTGAAGAACAcggaatagaaataaataatttcaaggaTAGTTTATCAAAATGTGATATTCAGTTGAACAAGAAAGTTTTAGCTGATTTAGCTATTTGGGAACCTAATTCCTTTAAA gcACTGTCTGATCTAGCAAAATCTGTATCAATCGATTATAATTTACCAGGTACTGAAAAATACGACAAGCCAACAAATGTAGTCACTAGaggtttattgaaaaaataa
- the LOC132930153 gene encoding uncharacterized protein LOC132930153, which produces MSSFCSSFQLSKTTHAVVVKLLLLTAVVFCVMQNFGVCGYGSDQWVRLCTLTSNGSSLLNVTMPCGVHVRSDEPKDDSKDNTEVSESWSEGDDSVEYVKITLDGGRNTNTAEKSSDIMTTTQDTDSTIKHSDDKTSEGEVDVEEEVNVEEAGGDVEEAGGDEEEAGGDVEEEDGDAGVAVEDDNDDRHVEIDSVDNNEDQSTLDEEVTVNIGVNGGASDEKEDDISDVRDQLKNQKRPHAVTKVMLGYLLNARNQLYEKIHYLLNLLQRTFFNRKLNCRRRRNSIELPSLLNNRRKQENKKNPSLSSVILEPTFERSIMTMSFLMFGVFVIQVIQKLMQTIQHPGETSFMGSSIFGNLLKLPLDIF; this is translated from the exons ATGTCGTCTTTTTGCTCATCGTTTCAGTTGTCGAAAACGACCCACGCGGTCgtagtgaaattattattattaaccgcGGTAGTGTTTTGTGTTATGCAAAATTTCGGCGTCTGCGGTTACGGAAGTGATCAATGGGTCCGGTTGTGTACGTTGACGAGTAATGGAAGTTCTCTGTTGAACGTGACGATGCCGTGTGGGGTTCACGTCAGAAGCGATGAACCTAAAGATGATTCTAAAGATAACACCGAAGTATCAGAAAGCTGGAGCGAAGGAGACGATTCGGTGGAATACGTGAAAATCACACTAGATGGCGGCCGCAACACTAATACTGCAGAGAAATCTTCCGATATTATGACTACCACACAAGATACTGATTCTACTATCAAACACTCCGATGATAAAACCAGTGAAGGAGAAGTAGACGTAGAAGAAGAAGTCAATGTAGAAGAAGCAGGAGGAGACGTAGAAGAAGCAGGAGGAGACGAAGAAGAAGCAGGAGGAGACGTAGAAGAAGAAGATGGAGATGCAGGTGTCGCTGTCGAAGATGACAATGATGATCGTCACGTAGAAATCGATAGTGTTGATAATAATGAAGACCAATCGACGCTCGACGAAGAAGTCACAGTTAATATAGGAGTTAATGGAGGTGCTTCAGACGAGAAAGAAGACGATATTAGTGACGTGAGAGACcaacttaaaaatcaaaaacgtcCGCACGCCGTGACCAAGGTGATGCTCGGGTACCTGTTGAATGCCCGAAATCAATTGTACGAAAAGATAC attatttgttaaatttacttCAACGGACATTTTTCAATAGGAAACTTAATTGTCGACGTCGCCGTAATTCAATTGAACTACcgagtttattaaataacaggAGGAAacaagagaataaaaaaaacccatCGCTTTCTTCTGTGATCTTAGAACCAACATTTGAACGTTCAATAATGACTAtgtcatttttaatgtttggtGTATTCGTCATCCAAGTGATACAG aaattaatGCAAACGATACAACATCCTGGTGAAACTTCATTTATGGGTAGTTCAATATTTGGTAACCTACTAAAATTGCCGTTggacatattttaa